A region of Mammaliicoccus sp. Dog046 DNA encodes the following proteins:
- a CDS encoding metal-sensing transcriptional repressor, producing the protein MGEHLKDHTVTPRTNEEKEKVINRLKRIEGQVRGIQSMVEEDRYCVDILVQMSAIQSALKNVGFAVTERHMKHCVTDAIQKGEGDETIEELMRVLKQFSK; encoded by the coding sequence ATGGGTGAGCATTTAAAAGATCATACAGTTACACCTAGAACGAATGAAGAGAAGGAAAAAGTGATTAATCGACTAAAGCGTATTGAGGGTCAGGTAAGAGGTATACAGAGTATGGTTGAGGAAGATAGATACTGTGTAGATATTCTTGTACAAATGAGTGCCATACAATCAGCTTTAAAAAATGTCGGGTTTGCTGTAACAGAACGTCATATGAAACATTGTGTCACAGATGCGATTCAAAAAGGTGAAGGTGACGAAACGATTGAAGAATTAATGCGTGTACTTAAACAATTTTCTAAATAA